The Planifilum fulgidum genome segment CCTGTGGTATCTGATTGTTCCGGGATATGCGATCGCCTTTATCATCGCTTTTCGTTCCAAAAAAGACTTTGTTTCCATCGCCTTTGACGCCGGCGGGGCGGCCACCGGTCCGATGACCGTCACCTTCATCCTGTCCATCGCCATCGGGTTCGCCTCGGGGATGGAAGGACGGGATCCGCTGATGGACGGTTTCGGGATGATCGCTCTGGTGGCTCTCACACCGGTTCTCACCGTGCTCACCCTGGGGCTCCTGTACGGCAGAAAGGAGAAAGCGAAAGATGAGCAAACAGCTCAGTCCGCATAAATTGATCGTCACCATTTTGAAAAAGGGAATGGCCCGCGCCGCGGTTCAGGAGGCCAAGAAGGCCGGCGCGAGAGGGGCTACGGTGATATACGGACGGGGGACCGGGATTCACGAGCGAACCTTTTTGGGTATTCACTGGAATCCGGAGAAGGAAGTGGTTCTCACCCTGGTTCCCGCCGAGCAGGTGGAGACCATATTGAACGCCCTGGTGAAGGCCGGCAAACTGAATAAGCCGGGAACCGGGATCGGTTTTGTCCTGGATACGAAGAAAATCGGGGGGATCACAAGCCCGGCCGGTTCCGTCCCCTCCGACCGCGAGACCCGGGAGGTGAAGGAAGTGGAAAACACGCCGATCCAGTACGATTTGATCGTCACCATCGTGAACAAAGGCTACGAGGATGTCGTGGTG includes the following:
- a CDS encoding P-II family nitrogen regulator: MSKQLSPHKLIVTILKKGMARAAVQEAKKAGARGATVIYGRGTGIHERTFLGIHWNPEKEVVLTLVPAEQVETILNALVKAGKLNKPGTGIGFVLDTKKIGGITSPAGSVPSDRETREVKEVENTPIQYDLIVTIVNKGYEDVVVDASKKAGAEGGTIISGRGTGIHEHAKLFNIPIEPEKNIVLTLIDRKKTEAVLEKIMEEAELNKPGRGIAFVMEVERAVGINHALNRMVNEQIKKTQSNS